From the genome of Pleuronectes platessa chromosome 19, fPlePla1.1, whole genome shotgun sequence:
CAGCATCGTGATACCGACCCGCTTTCAAGCAGCAAGTTGAAAATTTCTCTGTACAGCCTGCaagcacacaacacaaaatgacTAGCTGATCCGTTATAAAGGGGTAACTGAGGTATCAAATGAAGGGAGGATATTGCTATCATTAACAAATATATCACTCTTAACGTATGTTTCCACCTGCACTGAAAAAGCTGTGCCATTATATTAGAGCTAATTTCATAGATGACGAGCCAGGGCCGGGGAATTAGGTCAGCAGAATGGCTTTGATACAAATGATTGTTCAACattaagttaaaaaacaaacaaacagtgctCTGGAGCTGATAGAGTTCACAAGCGGTTACAGGCGAGGCTGCAACTCTAGGAAGGATTTCAGCCGTAACATGGAGGCGAGGTGAGACGGGTGAGGATCgggagtgagaggaggaaacaaggagtcTTCAGTGTACAAGTCGTCTAAAGAAGGTATTTGTGTCCGGTGTCCTCGTCGAGCGTGAGGTCCACCACTTCAGGAGGGGACACCCAGTTAGGCTGAGGGGAAACAGTAGTCCAGAGCTGGGGTTGATTTGTGCTGTTTAACTGCTCCACTGAACTCTCCTTCCAGGAGGACAGACTCTTAATCACACCTCCACACGGGTGGGCGCATCTGGAGTGATAAAAATGAATTACTTTTATAAACTGGCAGGGAAATATTTTCATGCAGGCGACAGCTTGATCTTTTAATATTCCCCTTCAATATTTCACTTTCTCAAGATCTCAAGATTTTTCCCAATGTAAGTGGCCCTAATACTCTGTTGTAATATTTAGTGTATAAAATGATAACATTACTTTTCCCCCTTCAAGTCTTTACCTTGGTTTCTCTTGTACGCCGACTATTTCCACCTCGCTGTCAGAGGAAGCAATGTTAATCTGGCTCTTGCGTTGAGAACTCTTGTGCGACAGCCCTGCCTCCACGTGgcctgaaacaaacaaagaggaacAGTCACACATTGTGGGGCGGGTTGGCAGCAGTAGGGAGCTTCAGGCCCTGCTGACACAtgaagactgcagctgcttTGACAGACCAGGATGAATCTGACACTTGTGTTTTGCGACACTGACCGGATAGCATGGACTGACTGACAAACAGAAAATTGTGGACATTACATTCATGTTTCGCAAATGCCAGCTAGACCGGCATTAAAAGGTCAATTCTTTTGGTCTTTGAATAGTCCCAAAATGCAAGCCATCAGTGTGGGATGCAGAGTGGCACGTTCAATGACGTCTTGTTGACATTAATAAGAAAGGTTCCCCACTTCTGCGTGACACCTATGCCTCTAAAAGTCCTGTCTTCACTGAGAGGAGTGGAAAGGATCAGTTGAGATATACTGGGTTTGTAACTGACCTGAGATTGAGCTCAGAGCTCTTACACACCCAGAGTAAGCTGCCATATCCtggcctctgtgtgtttttagctCATGCTTTATCACCGTAGGCCGGTCTGTCTCCACACTCATACTCTCCTGGTTAGAATCAGTGTCTGAAATATCATAGTGACCCACTACTGGAGGCCCGTCTGCGGGAAACAAAGAGAACACTTCATTATTCAAATCGTCCCCGGGACTAGTGGGACTCTGGATCGGACACTAAACGTCCATAGTCCTGCTAACTGCAGCATCGGATGGGTTTGTAAACAAGAAAACAGCCTGTTTTACCAGATGCTAAGGTAAACCAGTAGAAAGAGCACTCGATGGGCTGCAAAACACAATCGATTACATCTATGACAATTTCGTCAAGCCATGTGATTGAGGCTTTTATAAGAGTGGATGTGTTTGCGGTGCATCATTAACCCCTTTGCAGCAGCGTAGTCTTTTCTCTCCATTTATTGCTTTTAAAAGGAACAGCCATTCACATGAAACAACACCAGAATACAGTCATTACAAAACACTTTCCACATAAATCTTACTCGGCGAGAGACACGTTGTGGGATAACAAAAGCCGACGAACAGAATAAAGAAGAACTGTGGAAGAGCAGGAACACAAATCTTTGTTCTACCCTGTCATAGGAGTCcctgggagacacacacacacagctacccagacacatgtgtgtgtgtgtgtgtgagagagagaggctatGAGAACGCTGCCTATGAATAGCTGATTGGTAGCAGGGTTACCAGAGAAACCGAGCACATGGTAAAAGGTCATGTATTAAGGATAGAAAAAGGACTAATGTAAACAATGGACTGTCCTTAGCGTTGTTTATAATGCACACAGCTTGTGATGTATGCACGAGGCTCTCGTTACCGTGTTGATTTAAAGGTTATTTCAGTTTGAATAAATGCGAGACGGCAGTTGTTGGATCCATTTAAACGCAAAATGGCAAAAGtatgaaacaaaaaacaccaaTATCCACACCATTTGAAACAAAACCATTCGGCCAAGAGAAAACAACTAAGTAGATAAAAATGTTCTGTCAGTAACCGTTTTATCAGCATAAGCAAAGTTGCACACATGCTGCTGACGAAAACTAATTTGGCCTTGCACATTCTGTATACTAATATAGTCACATGCAAACAGGTGGGGATGCTGTAGGGTCTGTAAAATTGACAGTCAAGGGgctacatatacacacatacagaaaacaCTGTAACATCCTAACTATAAATATGATTAGGCCAAAGAGTCCATCAATGTCTGTGATGCTTCGATAGTGTTAGCTGTGTTAAGAACGCTATGGTCGTCAGTGAAAGTAGTTTGAGACGACTACTGAGAAGGAGTAACTCCGCCTCAAAGACCACAGGATCTGAACCGGAGAAGGCCACTTAATCAcccagatcttttttttttttttgtaaaaccaGTAAACATTGCCATGCACCACACTGCAGCTGTAGTACTGCTGTGTATCTGTAAGTTTGATGCCTGGgcttttagtttttagtttacaGTCCAGCTTCGGAACACGAGGTGCCTTGTGGAGACACAGGCCAAGCTGGCAGACCAgtgcaaattaaaacaaaaaaatgaacttGGCAAATATAATGCGTGAAAACTTGAGGCTCTTGTCATTGCAGCTAACAGCTACAACAAAAGGAATCCCATTCCTTGTCTGATGCCCATAAACTACACATAGGCTACTAAAAATAGCTGGGAATCATTCCTCCCTCACTAGTTTCCTGTTACTGCACACAGGCAGCGATAGCAGCAAATGTAACAGAAaggcaaatataaaaaatgtaaacacgtCTAATCTAATTACATAATCTTAGAAAGCAAGAAATTGTGTGAGTAAGTATattgcatttatatttataggCATATCTATGTGTAAATGTTTTGATGTTAATAAAGCTATGCCACCAAAGTAAAGGGTGTGATTAGATTTCTAAATTCCTGAAACATTTATGAGCAAAGTGCTTACATAATTCAGGAAAAGGATGCTAATGTAGGGTGCTGAACCTGATTTCTAAAGAAATTGTACTATGAAGCTTAATCAATCTTTCAGAATGACAAGGCACATGCTATTAAGCAGCAGCACCCTAACTTGCACTGTCATGATGGCCGCCCCGGTGCTGTAATGCACAGTCCTGTATGGATGACGTATTcagctactgtgtgtgtttatgtgtgtacagCTTTTAAACTAAAATCAAACAAGCTATACAATAAGCAATACAGTAAGAGCCCTGACTCGACAGTTCGTCGAGATTTGCCCCTTGTCCATGTCACCGATGCTGCAGAAATCAAACAGGTGAGTTGAAGGATTGAATGAAAGTCAAATCTCACAGTGATTCAGTGCCAGCAGACACACTCGGGCCTCAGGTCTGCAAAGTCATCTTCAAATAAGCAGCTCCAGCCGCTGATGATCATATATCTGTTGTTCGGTGACCTTGCATCATTTACCCATTGCCATGCTTTCTGTATGAACTAATTCTACACTTGGTAAGATCGTAGTGTGAAACTGAAAAGAGTGAAGAGGTGAAATCTAAATATTCAAGAGACCTGGGTCTGGAACAACTAGATTTCCATTCTGAGTGACCACTTCGGgtatgatgttgttgttgtttataggggtgggggggagactGTTGTCTCGCGCCGACATGTAGGCCGCCATAGTCTCTGCAGACTCAGATGATGGCAAAAAGGAACTGGGAGGGGACGGGCGTGCCCTCTGGGAGTGATGCTGCGGCCCCTCGTGGGCGTCACTTGAGCGTTTGGACGAGTCCGCGTCTGAGTCGAGGTGTGCAAGCTTTTCCATCCAGATGCGGAAGCGCTCCTCGGTCTGACGCTGCATCACGGCAAAGCGCGTCATGGCCTCCTCCAGCACGCTGCCGATGCCGTTCCTGTCCCACGAGCTGCTGTCCAGCAGCCCATGAATCTGGGCGCCCACTCTGGATCTCTCCGATGCACGTCTGAAGCCAGCTTTAAAGACATTGAGGCCAAGCCATAAGAAAATACAGTAGCACTTTCATGCTTCGGAGGTGGacttttgtattaaaaagagaaaatgacagTTTGGTTTTGGTTACGTGCAGATCGACTCTTTCATGCTGATGGACTACATCATGCAGTTGTAGCACTCAAATCTGTGTGCGGGATGTAAAAATGGTTGAAAACGTTTTATGTACAACGGATGCCTACAGTAAGGAACTGGATGTCTCAGCAGACATATTCAGGGACTGCGGTTTGAAAAGTGTGTTAACTGATGAGACTTTGAGGCAAACACACCCACTTAAGATAAATTAATTACAAAGACTATTATGTCAAAAACAAGTGACCTaaataataattcattaaaCAAACCGCCAACACTTCAATCCTGAATTTAAAGTAACAGAAAAGCTGACAACCTGAACGAACCCAACAGGTTATGTTGTAAGGAACACAGGAAAAGATCAGCCTGAAGTTTGCATAGTGACTTCTTCCACAACAGCAGCAATCATTAACCAAGCAGCAGTTACTTACAGAGAACTCACGTCCACAAGTGTCAGGAAACATTAGATTAACTGAGGGAACAAACACAGGACTGATGTGCAGGCAGACAATACTGTCAGCGTTTAATCCTATTACACACTTCTGTGACTGAGTTCAGTTTGCAGAACATCCATTTACTCTAACAGCTGTTTATGCATTAATATGTTAGAGTCGCTGACAAAAGGGCTATACGAATTCTCAAAGGTGCTATGGAACTCTAAATAAAGAGCCACCTGTTTACAAAAAGCTTTGTCGCCCCCTGTGAAGGCAGAGCGGAGTGTACGACAGACCTGAGGAATAGTTTAAAGCCACAggcagagagagtgggagaagcACAATAATACTAAATGCCAAGCAGTCTTGAGGTGACACAGACACTCACTGAACCTCTCTTAATAGAAACAATtattaaaatctttttaaatGGTCTATACACATGCTCTTAAAATGGCTGAGGTCTAAACTTTCTGGTATGAGGTAACATTTCTAAAGCAAATAGAGTCTGAACAGTCGCTGCAGAGTCTTGCAACTCTGACCAACACAGTGAAATCATTCACCAGCGTCTATTGACAGCAAAGGCTGCGGATAAAAATGGCTCACTTGTTGAATCACAGAACCCACAGTACAGATTCGAGTAACACAGCTCTGTATTTATTATTCTATGGAGTTGAAAAAATGACCACTAGTTTACCAAAGCATGCCAACGATAAGACAAAGTTCCAATCTAAACAGATGTTGTACTACTACAAGTGACTGGGCATGGGCCCTTCTAGGGTGAATGAAGACAGATGAgtgagaaaataagaaaaaagacaataaaacaaacagacaaagcaTTGCTAATACTGATCTGATATCATGAAGTATGAACTATATGTGATTAGTCAGTTTGATTTGGGGTGCCTGAATTTTTTTTGTTACGGCCTGTATTTGACTCTGATGGCAAATTATCTGTGATTGTTATACAGGGTTagtctgtgtgtcttttttcattACCATGTGAGAGTGTTTTACACAAGATATCTAAGTGACTGCTGCTACTGCTACTGCTATTCTAGACAATGATACTGTGATAATGTATTGTGTGTTGTGAACACTGGATGTTACCTGGAATATCTGTCTTGATTGTCTTGCTACCTCCTGAAGTGTCATCATCCTCATCGTCAgaggtgctggtgctggagtcACACGTAAGCTCGCTGTCACTCGTACTGCTGTCCTGCAGCAGGTTATACTTCTTCCGTGCTGCCGCTTCTCGTTTTTGCCTTAGCAAACGCATGcgctctttgtgtttctggctCCGATGACCTTTCACTTTCCCTAGTTTGCCgttggtttgtttttcctgtcCTCCTGCTGCTACCACATTGGACTGGCAACGATTCTTCTTTGCGGCCATGGCATTGGGAGGCATCTCGCTCTCGGAACGTGACCGCCGAGACTTCCTCCCCCCAGCCGTCGTGGCAGATGCTTGCTTTCTTCCTGCATGCCCAGAATCGTTTACAGCTTCCATGTTGCCCTCTTCATCTCCgcctgcaggaggagcagcacctTCTTCCCCTGAGGAGAGTGTATCTG
Proteins encoded in this window:
- the ark2n gene encoding uncharacterized protein C18orf25 homolog isoform X1; the encoded protein is MKMADTEKAEEFVDAECPSECLDEAQSATASVQEDQDEHLKTETTTSTSSPPGEKEGDSPLNTEGEQSLLSMPCLMKELRRDSPESQNASTESDKPVSHHIYESDSSNPCMLSPSSSGHLADSDTLSSGEEGAAPPAGGDEEGNMEAVNDSGHAGRKQASATTAGGRKSRRSRSESEMPPNAMAAKKNRCQSNVVAAGGQEKQTNGKLGKVKGHRSQKHKERMRLLRQKREAAARKKYNLLQDSSTSDSELTCDSSTSTSDDEDDDTSGGSKTIKTDIPDGPPVVGHYDISDTDSNQESMSVETDRPTVIKHELKTHRGQDMAAYSGCVRALSSISGHVEAGLSHKSSQRKSQINIASSDSEVEIVGVQEKPRCAHPCGGVIKSLSSWKESSVEQLNSTNQPQLWTTVSPQPNWVSPPEVVDLTLDEDTGHKYLL
- the ark2n gene encoding uncharacterized protein C18orf25 homolog isoform X3, yielding MKMADTEKAEEFVDAECPSECLDEAQSATASVQEDQDEHLKTETTTSTSSPPGEKEGDSPLNTEGEQSLLSMPCLMKELRRDSPESQNASTESDKPVSHHIYESDSSNPCMLSPSSSGHLADSDTLSSGEEGAAPPAGGDEEGNMEAVNDSGHAGRKQASATTAGGRKSRRSRSESEMPPNAMAAKKNRCQSNVVAAGGQEKQTNGKLGKVKGHRSQKHKERMRLLRQKREAAARKKYNLLQDSSTSDSELTCDSSTSTSDDEDDDTSGGSKTIKTDIPGHVEAGLSHKSSQRKSQINIASSDSEVEIVGVQEKPRCAHPCGGVIKSLSSWKESSVEQLNSTNQPQLWTTVSPQPNWVSPPEVVDLTLDEDTGHKYLL
- the ark2n gene encoding uncharacterized protein C18orf25 homolog isoform X2, with translation MKMADTEKAEEFVDAECPSECLDEAQSATASVQEDQDEHLKTETTTSTSSPPGEKEGDSPLNTEGEQSLLSMPCLMKELRRDSPESQNASTESDKPVSHHIYESDSSNPCMLSPSSSGHLADSDTLSSGEEGAAPPAGGDEEGNMEAVNDSGHAGRKQASATTAGGRKSRRSRSESEMPPNAMAAKKNRCQSNVVAAGGQEKQTNGKLGKVKGHRSQKHKERMRLLRQKREAAARKKYNLLQDSSTSDSELTCDSSTSTSDDEDDDTSGGSKTIKTDIPAGFRRASERSRVGAQIHGLLDSSSWDRNGIGSVLEEAMTRFAVMQRQTEERFRIWMEKLAHLDSDADSSKRSSDAHEGPQHHSQRARPSPPSSFLPSSESAETMAAYMSARDNSLPPTPINNNNIIPEVVTQNGNLVVPDPGLLNI